A single genomic interval of Spinacia oleracea cultivar Varoflay chromosome 6, BTI_SOV_V1, whole genome shotgun sequence harbors:
- the LOC110798142 gene encoding E3 ubiquitin-protein ligase RHF2A isoform X1, which produces MDTVRESYDHSTNIGTFLEGEMQGACDDACSICLEDFSESDPSTVTDCKHEFHLHCILEWCHRSSNCPMCWRPISLKDEASQQLLESVEHERSLRANRSRNRTSFYHPSLENLEVHLPTDVGEVDLEEHIFQHLAAAAAMRSGHLVFRREGQRSWSSSSGHHPFFVFSSSNALHDGSILNSMNPVGDESHSPSVSLGSATILSRSSSDAPVPVSLPPPQTDEGYAHRIRSNFASANRQSVLSETRSLGSQSFMRSQNTAEQSELQSESLRSRFNSWSMRYKECISRNTRGWKERLFARSTSMAELGTEVRREVNSGIARMMERLDSRMNNGSDRASQSSHAGRTTTNDYSND; this is translated from the exons ATGGACACTGTTAGGGAGAGTTATGATCATTCAACGAATATTGGAACCTTTCTAGAAGGTGAAATGCAAGGAGCATGTGATGATGCCTGCAGCATATGCCTTGAAGATTTTTCTGAAAGTGATCCTTCAACG GTAACTGATTGCAAGCATGAGTTTCACCTTCATTGCATCCTTGAATG GTGCCATAGAAGCTCAAACTGCCCAATGTGTTGGCGACCAATCAGCCTGAAAGATGAAGCAAG TCAGCAATTGCTGGAATCTGTGGAACATGAGAGGAGTCTCAGAGCTAATAGATCGAGGAATCGGACATCATTCTACCATCCCAGCCTTGAGAATCTTGAAGTTCAT TTACCTACGGATGTTGGTGAAGTTGATCTTGAAGAGCATATATTTCAACACTTGGCTGCTGCAGCTGCCATGAGAAGTGGACATCTTGTTTTCCGGAGGGAAGGCCAAAGGAGCTGGTCGTCTTCATCGGGACATCATCCGTTCTTTGTTTTCTCATCTTCTAATGCTCTTCATGATGGTTCTATTTTGAATTCTATGAATCCTGTTGGAGATGAAAGTCATTCTCCTTCAGTGTCTCTAGGAAGTGCTACCATACTGAGCCGGAGTAGTTCAGATGCTCCAGTGCCAGTCTCACTTCCTCCACCACAAACTGATGAGGGTTATGCTCATAGGATTCGATCTAATTTTGCATCAGCAAATCGACAAAGTGTTTTATCAGAAACTCG AAGCCTTGGTAGTCAATCTTTCATGAGAAGTCAGAACACGGCAGAACAATCAGAGCTGCAGTCAGAATCTTTAAGATCTCGCTTTAATTCCTGGTCAATGAG GTACAAGGAATGTATATCGAGGAATACTAGAGGCTGGAAGGAGAGGCTATTTGCTCGCAGCACATCCATGGCCGAGCTTGGTACTGAGGTTCGCAGAGAGGTGAATTCTGGGATTGCTCGCATGATGGAAAGACTTGATAGCAGAATGAATAATGGATCTGATCGTGCTTCCCAATCAAGTCATGCAGGTAGGACCACCACAAATGATTACTCAAATGACTGA
- the LOC110798142 gene encoding E3 ubiquitin-protein ligase RHF2A isoform X2, protein MDTVRESYDHSTNIGTFLEGEMQGACDDACSICLEDFSESDPSTVTDCKHEFHLHCILEWCHRSSNCPMCWRPISLKDEASQQLLESVEHERSLRANRSRNRTSFYHPSLENLEVHLPTDVGEVDLEEHIFQHLAAAAAMRSGHLVFRREGQRSWSSSSGHHPFFVFSSSNALHDGSILNSMNPVGDESHSPSVSLGSATILSRSSSDAPVPVSLPPPQTDEGYAHRIRSNFASANRQSVLSETRLGSQSFMRSQNTAEQSELQSESLRSRFNSWSMRYKECISRNTRGWKERLFARSTSMAELGTEVRREVNSGIARMMERLDSRMNNGSDRASQSSHAGRTTTNDYSND, encoded by the exons ATGGACACTGTTAGGGAGAGTTATGATCATTCAACGAATATTGGAACCTTTCTAGAAGGTGAAATGCAAGGAGCATGTGATGATGCCTGCAGCATATGCCTTGAAGATTTTTCTGAAAGTGATCCTTCAACG GTAACTGATTGCAAGCATGAGTTTCACCTTCATTGCATCCTTGAATG GTGCCATAGAAGCTCAAACTGCCCAATGTGTTGGCGACCAATCAGCCTGAAAGATGAAGCAAG TCAGCAATTGCTGGAATCTGTGGAACATGAGAGGAGTCTCAGAGCTAATAGATCGAGGAATCGGACATCATTCTACCATCCCAGCCTTGAGAATCTTGAAGTTCAT TTACCTACGGATGTTGGTGAAGTTGATCTTGAAGAGCATATATTTCAACACTTGGCTGCTGCAGCTGCCATGAGAAGTGGACATCTTGTTTTCCGGAGGGAAGGCCAAAGGAGCTGGTCGTCTTCATCGGGACATCATCCGTTCTTTGTTTTCTCATCTTCTAATGCTCTTCATGATGGTTCTATTTTGAATTCTATGAATCCTGTTGGAGATGAAAGTCATTCTCCTTCAGTGTCTCTAGGAAGTGCTACCATACTGAGCCGGAGTAGTTCAGATGCTCCAGTGCCAGTCTCACTTCCTCCACCACAAACTGATGAGGGTTATGCTCATAGGATTCGATCTAATTTTGCATCAGCAAATCGACAAAGTGTTTTATCAGAAACTCG CCTTGGTAGTCAATCTTTCATGAGAAGTCAGAACACGGCAGAACAATCAGAGCTGCAGTCAGAATCTTTAAGATCTCGCTTTAATTCCTGGTCAATGAG GTACAAGGAATGTATATCGAGGAATACTAGAGGCTGGAAGGAGAGGCTATTTGCTCGCAGCACATCCATGGCCGAGCTTGGTACTGAGGTTCGCAGAGAGGTGAATTCTGGGATTGCTCGCATGATGGAAAGACTTGATAGCAGAATGAATAATGGATCTGATCGTGCTTCCCAATCAAGTCATGCAGGTAGGACCACCACAAATGATTACTCAAATGACTGA
- the LOC110798142 gene encoding E3 ubiquitin-protein ligase RHF2A isoform X4 has translation MPKIPTTTINEFLHGFRCHRSSNCPMCWRPISLKDEASQQLLESVEHERSLRANRSRNRTSFYHPSLENLEVHLPTDVGEVDLEEHIFQHLAAAAAMRSGHLVFRREGQRSWSSSSGHHPFFVFSSSNALHDGSILNSMNPVGDESHSPSVSLGSATILSRSSSDAPVPVSLPPPQTDEGYAHRIRSNFASANRQSVLSETRLGSQSFMRSQNTAEQSELQSESLRSRFNSWSMRYKECISRNTRGWKERLFARSTSMAELGTEVRREVNSGIARMMERLDSRMNNGSDRASQSSHAGRTTTNDYSND, from the exons ATGCCTAAAATTCCTACTACAACAATCAATGAGTTTCTACACGGTTTTAG GTGCCATAGAAGCTCAAACTGCCCAATGTGTTGGCGACCAATCAGCCTGAAAGATGAAGCAAG TCAGCAATTGCTGGAATCTGTGGAACATGAGAGGAGTCTCAGAGCTAATAGATCGAGGAATCGGACATCATTCTACCATCCCAGCCTTGAGAATCTTGAAGTTCAT TTACCTACGGATGTTGGTGAAGTTGATCTTGAAGAGCATATATTTCAACACTTGGCTGCTGCAGCTGCCATGAGAAGTGGACATCTTGTTTTCCGGAGGGAAGGCCAAAGGAGCTGGTCGTCTTCATCGGGACATCATCCGTTCTTTGTTTTCTCATCTTCTAATGCTCTTCATGATGGTTCTATTTTGAATTCTATGAATCCTGTTGGAGATGAAAGTCATTCTCCTTCAGTGTCTCTAGGAAGTGCTACCATACTGAGCCGGAGTAGTTCAGATGCTCCAGTGCCAGTCTCACTTCCTCCACCACAAACTGATGAGGGTTATGCTCATAGGATTCGATCTAATTTTGCATCAGCAAATCGACAAAGTGTTTTATCAGAAACTCG CCTTGGTAGTCAATCTTTCATGAGAAGTCAGAACACGGCAGAACAATCAGAGCTGCAGTCAGAATCTTTAAGATCTCGCTTTAATTCCTGGTCAATGAG GTACAAGGAATGTATATCGAGGAATACTAGAGGCTGGAAGGAGAGGCTATTTGCTCGCAGCACATCCATGGCCGAGCTTGGTACTGAGGTTCGCAGAGAGGTGAATTCTGGGATTGCTCGCATGATGGAAAGACTTGATAGCAGAATGAATAATGGATCTGATCGTGCTTCCCAATCAAGTCATGCAGGTAGGACCACCACAAATGATTACTCAAATGACTGA
- the LOC110798142 gene encoding E3 ubiquitin-protein ligase RHF2A isoform X3 has product MPKIPTTTINEFLHGFRCHRSSNCPMCWRPISLKDEASQQLLESVEHERSLRANRSRNRTSFYHPSLENLEVHLPTDVGEVDLEEHIFQHLAAAAAMRSGHLVFRREGQRSWSSSSGHHPFFVFSSSNALHDGSILNSMNPVGDESHSPSVSLGSATILSRSSSDAPVPVSLPPPQTDEGYAHRIRSNFASANRQSVLSETRSLGSQSFMRSQNTAEQSELQSESLRSRFNSWSMRYKECISRNTRGWKERLFARSTSMAELGTEVRREVNSGIARMMERLDSRMNNGSDRASQSSHAGRTTTNDYSND; this is encoded by the exons ATGCCTAAAATTCCTACTACAACAATCAATGAGTTTCTACACGGTTTTAG GTGCCATAGAAGCTCAAACTGCCCAATGTGTTGGCGACCAATCAGCCTGAAAGATGAAGCAAG TCAGCAATTGCTGGAATCTGTGGAACATGAGAGGAGTCTCAGAGCTAATAGATCGAGGAATCGGACATCATTCTACCATCCCAGCCTTGAGAATCTTGAAGTTCAT TTACCTACGGATGTTGGTGAAGTTGATCTTGAAGAGCATATATTTCAACACTTGGCTGCTGCAGCTGCCATGAGAAGTGGACATCTTGTTTTCCGGAGGGAAGGCCAAAGGAGCTGGTCGTCTTCATCGGGACATCATCCGTTCTTTGTTTTCTCATCTTCTAATGCTCTTCATGATGGTTCTATTTTGAATTCTATGAATCCTGTTGGAGATGAAAGTCATTCTCCTTCAGTGTCTCTAGGAAGTGCTACCATACTGAGCCGGAGTAGTTCAGATGCTCCAGTGCCAGTCTCACTTCCTCCACCACAAACTGATGAGGGTTATGCTCATAGGATTCGATCTAATTTTGCATCAGCAAATCGACAAAGTGTTTTATCAGAAACTCG AAGCCTTGGTAGTCAATCTTTCATGAGAAGTCAGAACACGGCAGAACAATCAGAGCTGCAGTCAGAATCTTTAAGATCTCGCTTTAATTCCTGGTCAATGAG GTACAAGGAATGTATATCGAGGAATACTAGAGGCTGGAAGGAGAGGCTATTTGCTCGCAGCACATCCATGGCCGAGCTTGGTACTGAGGTTCGCAGAGAGGTGAATTCTGGGATTGCTCGCATGATGGAAAGACTTGATAGCAGAATGAATAATGGATCTGATCGTGCTTCCCAATCAAGTCATGCAGGTAGGACCACCACAAATGATTACTCAAATGACTGA
- the LOC110798142 gene encoding E3 ubiquitin-protein ligase RHF2A isoform X5: MCWRPISLKDEASQQLLESVEHERSLRANRSRNRTSFYHPSLENLEVHLPTDVGEVDLEEHIFQHLAAAAAMRSGHLVFRREGQRSWSSSSGHHPFFVFSSSNALHDGSILNSMNPVGDESHSPSVSLGSATILSRSSSDAPVPVSLPPPQTDEGYAHRIRSNFASANRQSVLSETRSLGSQSFMRSQNTAEQSELQSESLRSRFNSWSMRYKECISRNTRGWKERLFARSTSMAELGTEVRREVNSGIARMMERLDSRMNNGSDRASQSSHAGRTTTNDYSND, from the exons ATGTGTTGGCGACCAATCAGCCTGAAAGATGAAGCAAG TCAGCAATTGCTGGAATCTGTGGAACATGAGAGGAGTCTCAGAGCTAATAGATCGAGGAATCGGACATCATTCTACCATCCCAGCCTTGAGAATCTTGAAGTTCAT TTACCTACGGATGTTGGTGAAGTTGATCTTGAAGAGCATATATTTCAACACTTGGCTGCTGCAGCTGCCATGAGAAGTGGACATCTTGTTTTCCGGAGGGAAGGCCAAAGGAGCTGGTCGTCTTCATCGGGACATCATCCGTTCTTTGTTTTCTCATCTTCTAATGCTCTTCATGATGGTTCTATTTTGAATTCTATGAATCCTGTTGGAGATGAAAGTCATTCTCCTTCAGTGTCTCTAGGAAGTGCTACCATACTGAGCCGGAGTAGTTCAGATGCTCCAGTGCCAGTCTCACTTCCTCCACCACAAACTGATGAGGGTTATGCTCATAGGATTCGATCTAATTTTGCATCAGCAAATCGACAAAGTGTTTTATCAGAAACTCG AAGCCTTGGTAGTCAATCTTTCATGAGAAGTCAGAACACGGCAGAACAATCAGAGCTGCAGTCAGAATCTTTAAGATCTCGCTTTAATTCCTGGTCAATGAG GTACAAGGAATGTATATCGAGGAATACTAGAGGCTGGAAGGAGAGGCTATTTGCTCGCAGCACATCCATGGCCGAGCTTGGTACTGAGGTTCGCAGAGAGGTGAATTCTGGGATTGCTCGCATGATGGAAAGACTTGATAGCAGAATGAATAATGGATCTGATCGTGCTTCCCAATCAAGTCATGCAGGTAGGACCACCACAAATGATTACTCAAATGACTGA